One Streptomyces sp. ML-6 genomic region harbors:
- a CDS encoding Rieske (2Fe-2S) protein gives MSASQEPGEGSGRRAVVMAFGAAPLAAVLAACGGREESGGSDVVKPSDGGTDSGVVLATTADIPENGGKVFADRGVVVTRPKADEFKAFSSKCTHQGCTVSSVSDGTVNCSCHGSRFDAASGAVVHGPATEPLPAKKIAVTDGSITLLS, from the coding sequence ATGAGCGCATCGCAGGAACCCGGGGAAGGTTCCGGCCGCCGGGCCGTCGTCATGGCGTTCGGGGCCGCACCGCTGGCCGCCGTACTCGCCGCGTGCGGCGGCCGGGAGGAATCGGGCGGCTCGGACGTGGTGAAGCCCTCCGACGGGGGGACGGACAGCGGGGTCGTCCTGGCCACAACGGCCGACATCCCCGAGAACGGCGGAAAGGTCTTCGCCGACCGGGGCGTCGTGGTGACCCGTCCGAAGGCCGATGAGTTCAAGGCGTTCTCGTCGAAGTGCACCCATCAGGGGTGCACCGTGTCGAGCGTGTCGGACGGCACCGTCAACTGCTCCTGTCACGGCAGCAGGTTCGACGCCGCGTCGGGCGCCGTGGTCCACGGGCCCGCCACCGAACCGCTGCCCGCCAAGAAGATCGCCGTCACGGACGGCTCGATCACGCTCCTGTCCTGA
- a CDS encoding ankyrin repeat domain-containing protein has product MSDLTNRALFAAVTPAPDADPVRRAAEVRALTADGADPSARDEEGATPLHRAVRAPYEGNGPLPSPEVVRALLECGADVHAVDGHGVTAAGWAVSANDSDPKAVVDRSVEVLELLVGAGARLDGRCSLATGGSFAHHSCAVPPVLAFLLDHGAPLEAVDDRGRTPLHAAVDCGRPRLVELLLERHADTGAVDRLGRTPLGVALRLPQLSQEQRRTRAEIVAALEAAGAPVRVEYPAVEGGPLPIDMTAARRVAEEMRAELSEARQAAGVPDDSGRLTEFTRPDFNSFQDLLTGLCDGIDSDHVPLIPELCARTLGDEARTDRTLTGDQEIREPFFHHGNLLVKGHLDVSAPFVVTGSLTVEGCLADCGHSSVVAVGRDVTALGVHTDGEMSVGGDIEAEVVYGYYNDQTLQAGTIRARLVIEDEHETIATVEADTHFDLDDFQQGYGEGVQEELRELLVDEVFSNEEDEEEEQLDQTLLFARLRQRRPVFRADADAAAH; this is encoded by the coding sequence ATGAGCGACTTGACCAACAGAGCACTCTTTGCCGCCGTCACCCCCGCTCCCGACGCCGACCCCGTGCGGCGGGCCGCCGAGGTGCGTGCGCTGACAGCCGACGGCGCGGACCCGTCGGCACGTGACGAGGAAGGAGCCACCCCTCTCCACCGGGCGGTGAGGGCTCCGTACGAAGGCAACGGACCGCTGCCGTCCCCGGAGGTCGTCCGGGCGCTGCTGGAGTGCGGCGCTGACGTGCACGCGGTCGACGGGCACGGGGTGACGGCCGCCGGGTGGGCGGTTTCCGCCAACGACTCCGATCCGAAGGCCGTGGTGGACCGTTCGGTGGAGGTGCTGGAACTCCTTGTCGGGGCCGGGGCCCGCCTCGACGGGCGCTGCTCCCTCGCCACCGGGGGCTCGTTCGCCCACCACAGCTGTGCGGTGCCCCCGGTCCTCGCGTTCCTGCTCGACCACGGTGCCCCTCTCGAAGCGGTCGACGACCGCGGCAGGACACCGCTGCACGCCGCGGTCGACTGCGGCCGTCCCCGGCTGGTGGAACTGCTGCTGGAGCGGCACGCCGACACCGGTGCGGTCGACCGTCTCGGCCGGACCCCGCTGGGGGTCGCGCTGCGCCTGCCGCAGCTCAGTCAGGAGCAGCGCAGGACGCGGGCGGAAATCGTGGCCGCGCTGGAGGCGGCGGGCGCGCCCGTCCGGGTCGAGTACCCCGCGGTGGAAGGCGGGCCGCTGCCCATCGACATGACGGCCGCCCGCCGGGTCGCGGAGGAGATGCGCGCCGAGCTGTCCGAGGCCCGCCAAGCCGCCGGGGTGCCGGACGACAGCGGCCGGCTGACGGAGTTCACCCGGCCGGACTTCAACAGCTTCCAGGACCTCCTCACCGGGCTGTGCGACGGCATCGACTCCGACCACGTGCCGCTGATACCGGAGCTGTGCGCGCGGACACTCGGCGACGAGGCCCGTACGGACCGCACGCTGACGGGCGACCAGGAGATCCGTGAGCCGTTCTTCCACCACGGGAACCTGCTGGTGAAGGGGCACTTGGACGTGTCGGCCCCGTTCGTGGTCACCGGTTCGCTCACGGTCGAGGGCTGTCTGGCCGACTGCGGCCACTCCTCCGTCGTCGCCGTCGGCCGTGACGTCACGGCCCTCGGGGTGCACACCGACGGCGAGATGTCCGTCGGCGGCGACATCGAGGCCGAGGTCGTCTACGGCTACTACAACGACCAGACGCTCCAGGCGGGGACGATCCGCGCCCGTCTGGTCATCGAGGACGAGCACGAGACGATCGCCACGGTGGAGGCGGACACCCACTTCGACCTGGACGACTTCCAGCAGGGGTACGGCGAGGGCGTGCAGGAGGAACTGCGCGAGCTGCTGGTGGACGAGGTGTTCAGCAACGAGGAGGACGAGGAGGAGGAACAGCTGGACCAGACGCTCCTCTTCGCCCGGCTGCGCCAGAGGAGGCCGGTCTTCCGCGCGGACGCCGACGCGGCTGCGCACTGA